GAGCCCGATAAGAGCCCGATTAGAGCCCGATCCGAGCCCGGTCCGTGCCCGGCCGGGAGCCGCCCCCGTGCGGCCGCCAGTGCCGGGGGTGGCCGGGGGGAGTTGTCCCTGCCCCCGCCCCGGAGGCGCGGCCCGGGCCCGGCAGGGTAGAAAGGGCCGGCGCTGGGAGCGCCGCGCTCAGTGCGGAGCGCAGGGCCCGCGCTGCCGGCATGGCTCTGGATTTCCTGGCGGGATGTGTCGGCGGTGAGTGCCGGGGTCTGCAGGGGGAGGAACAGCCATtgaaaaatgggggggaaggggggaaaagcgaaaggaaagagggagaagggggtaagaggaaaagaataatttaaaaaaacaacaagcagaaaaaaaaaaaagctaagaaaggaaaaggggggtGTAGGGCGAGAAATATAAAAGGGTAGGAAAGGGTAGGAAATAGAGAAAAGGCATAGAAAGGGATAGGGCGAGATGTTTTTCAAATGCGGAAGAAAGGCAGGCAGGTCGGCGGGGAGGGCTGGGCGCGGCGCTGTTATTTTGGGAGCGGAGGATGGTGCCGGGGGCGATGCGGCGGCCCCGCTGCGGCAGGGCCGAGCCcggccggggcagctccggggccgggggcagctctgggggggGTTCCCGGTGGTTCCCGTGTTCCGGGGTGCCCCGGCCCCTCCCGCCGTgccgcagccccggggctgtcccgggcTGTCCCGGGCTATCCCGGGTAGCTGTCCGGAGCCCCCGGTGAGCGCAGCCCGGGCAGGTTCGGGATGGCGAGCGGAGCAGGTGGACACGCGCATCTGCGGCCGGCCTGCCGCCCGCTCTGTTCTGCGGTTATTGGGTCGTGTTCAGACTTATTCTCGCGTCTTTTCGGCTGTTTGCGCTTGCTTGCGCTTTCTCGCTTGTTTTCCTTGCCAAGCTggcaaaaatgttttaaattcctttttccagcGTCTCTCTGATTTCATCCTAGTGGCCTTTACCTTGCCGGGGTTCCTGCGGGGTCAGCTGCAGCGCTGTCCTTTCCGTGCCGAGCACAGAGCACACCGCTGTTTTTCTatctggggctgtgctgcagcccgGCCTGCAGGGCGCGGAGcgggcccggcgctgctgccgcaGGAGAGGCAGGGCTGCCGTCCTCCTGTTCTGGTTCCTGCTGGCAGCGGGCACTGAGCATtgctgggcacacaggggcacagccagaggATCACTGCCTCAGCCTGTGTGCGAAATGCCTGTGCTCACGTTGGTGTAACTAACAGGCCTGCAGCATGTGACTTCTAAAACATCCTTTGATGCTAGAATAAAGCAGAGGTTTTTAGGAATGCATGGTTCCGCTGCAGATGTTGCTGTCACATCTGGAAAGGCTGTaggcagagggcaggaatgTTCTGCTGCCATTAGAGGTGTTTACAtgttttctgtgcctgtgcagagTGGTATGTACATGAAATGTTGTGCTTTAGAGGAAACCTGCATTTTCTGCCCACTGGATGTGCCTTGAGCTGAGGCCAGGAGTCATGGCTGCGCATTCCATATGGTGTGGCACAGGCTGTAGTGACAGAACTCAACCCCTGTCTGAGCTCAGAGGCTTCCTGAGAAGCATAAAGATACCTGGTGCTGGCCTGAAGGACTGAATTGTAGATCTCTTATCTCCTGACTTGGTAGGATGCTCTTTAAGTGGTTTGCCAACCGTGTTGTGCACTcccacctccagctgctggtCCTGCTTGGGCTACTGTAGCCCCAGACCCAGGGAGAAACTTCAGGGTAATAACCATGGCATTTGCTCCATttcaggtgctgctggtgtgcTGGTGGGACACCCCTTTGACACTGTTAAGGTGGGTTGATTATGAAATATATTTGCCTCTAAGTAGAAAACCTAATTTCTCCAAGGAGTGggggagcaaaaaaaaaacaaaaaaaaatccccagtcACTGTAGGAATGTAAATCTGCATGGGAAAGCTTGTAGCAAGCCTCCACAGCTACCATTTTAGATTCTTCAGTCTCCTGCTCGTCAGAAGTGAAAAGTTAGTTACATAAACTTTGTCCTTAAACTGCAAGTTCAGTGCAGTAACAATGTGGTATTTGGAAATACAACTTTGCATTGAACTGAATTGTGTTCTAAGCTTGCTTCTCTGCAGCTGTTCAGCACTACCTGCTAAAactgcctgtccctgtgtttGCAACTCAAACCCACTTTGCTAGTTGAAGGattggtgttttgttttcccctcaaGCTCTGCTATTACTCCTTAATTTGTAGCACTAGGTGGAAATCAAAATCCACAGCATGGAGCTTGTCTGGGGGCTGTTTCCTCCAAGTattattacatatttttataacttttcaagttaaatttgtttttctgatggTTAGTTGTGTGTGTTACGTATACTTCAGCTACTATAAATACAAGAGTtgagatctcctggagggtCCCTCACAGGGCTCTCAGGAGTCCAAGCCCATCTTTCAGAACAGAATGACCACTTGAGTCATCTTTTTGCAGCCGTGAAGAATAGATAAAGGGCTATCAGTGTATTCCCTGCTAAAGTAATACATCAGGTCACTTGACTGCAGCAGACAGCGTGCCACGTAATAGATCTATATTTGGAATGCCTCTACCTTCCTGAATTTAGATATGCAAAGGCTGTGGGCTGATAGTGTTACTGAGGACATCACATTCTGTATTCCAGACATGGTTAATTCAATACAGAATTCCTGAGTTAGTGGATATTGATCCTCCTTGCAAGCTTGCAGTGCAAGCTGCTCAAACAGTAAAATCTGTCTTTTTGTTGCTCAGAATGTGGTAAATTTGGCAGTTAAATAATTCAGCTGAATTCTagaatatattttcagtaatgGCATCATGCAGACTGGCACAATTTTTATTATGGTGGTACAAGGCCAGctgtctttttctctcccatccTGCCAAGTTTTACATTCTTAGCTGAAGGTGATCAGTCATTTCATTGAATCCAGTAAAGCTGCTAAAATTCTATGCTCAGACTAAAGGTAACCATGTGTgggtttttcaggttttttttttgttttgtttttttggttctttttgcAGTGGAACAGCTTCTATTGCATGAAACTAGACATTTAACTGTATAAACTGGGGCTCCCATGCTGATTTCAGCAGATGTGTCATTGCAAAATAGATGTATTGGCTTTGGGGAAAAGCATCTTGCTTTAAAATAGAGCAAAaaaattttctctaaattttttattaaatccaGAGTGACACATAATATTTTCATATCCTTTTGAAGGTATTATAGGTGTTTATTTTGTTAGAGCAAATACTAATGTTTGTATTATTAGCTGGCATAGTCATCACTGTATGTGGAAAAACTAACCtttaaggacaaaaaaagaCATTGCATAActtgtgtatgtatatgtgttAATTCTTAACTTTTAATTGTTCTGCAGGGTTTAAAGGGCTAGCTGGTAGTAACCTTAGactgtgcatttttaatataACTGAGCAATGGGAAAGCTGCTTAGATAAGCCAAAGTTTTACTTTTGTCTTGGCATTTaagctcttcttttttttggctAGTGCTCGTGTTTCAGAGAGCGGGGAGGGGGTTggtgggacacacagggagaCATTAAGCTGGTGAAGTCGCCCTGGGAaacctgcagctgagctgatcTCAGAACTGGCAAACTCTTTATCCCTGGTTTGTTGATGTAATgtataaaattgcttttttgcttttaactgCCTTTACTTTCTGAGCTAGGGGCTGTCTTCATTAACAGCAAAAGTGTTACTTTGTTGTAGATGACAGATAAGCCTCATCACGGGAGAGTTACCTAGTAAGTATAGCCCAGGTGAACACTTCTGTTTCTCTCAGTCTTAATTTATTCCCAAATGTATTAGTTCAAGTAAAGAACTGAAAGACTTATGaagctttttccctttttaattttaaactgatGTGTCCCTCTTCTACAGCTATGGCATGGAGGGAGTGGGGTTTAaatatcccttttttttaaagtagttttatTCTGAACCTTCTTTCTGCTATGCATTTCTGGCTGTATACACTCCCACACACAGTGCCTCTAAAACTGAATCTCAGGCACACTGCTGTTGAGGTCTTATCCACTACATACTCTTGGATGATGTTTTCATTGCTCAAATACTTCTAAAGTCACTGATTTCCCATGTTATTGAATGCTTGGACTATTTTGAAgatggagtggtttgggtttttttatatttacttgAGTGCCTTTATGCAAGTAATTAGTGATGTGAAATTGCTGGGTATTATTATTGGACCTAAAAACTTACTATAGTAAGAGTGTTTTTCCAATAAGAAGGAAGCTAGAATATTGGGCAATGAATGGAACAGGTGGATAAACTTTGCACATGATTCTTCTTTCCTGTAGTTGTACACGCTGTGGAGCTTGTTGAGTATGACATTAACATGCATGAAAATGCAAGTTTTATGTGCACTCATTGCCATACATGGCAGTTTGCTAATGTGGGTACCCTTGTGTGACCAGTGCTCAAGCGAAAAAGATTTCATTCTTGGACCTGGGGAGTCAGTACTCTAAATATTCTACCCTAAAGCAAGGCTTAATTGGTTAGTATTTCACAAATTATTTAGACAAAAATAGAGGGAGCTGCATGCCACTAGGAAATTCAGCCCATTGATAGGACTAAGTCTAAACCATTAAACACAAGCAGAAAAGATTAAGAAGGTTTCTAAGCTGCAAATCCCCCAAAGCCCATATGTGTGGAAGTCACAGACAAGGTTTGAAACAGTAACAATAAATTCCAAATGGAGTAAAACCTTTGTTTGTGCAATTGTGACAGCTTGTTAAGATTTGCCTTTGCCTGTGGACCCGCTTCTTTAGCAGTTTTGACAGTCTGTCTACCCCCCAAAAGTCACTTTAAGTGacaaaggatttattttctttcaatccTACTGTAAGCCTGCTTTTAATGCTGAGATGTTGCAAGATCCAAGGTGATCTCAGCCTCCCACTATGGCTAGCATACACTAATGTGTATACTAAAATTACATGGAAAACTGAAGTTCTGAtttacaaagcagaaaataacaTGTTGTAGGAAGAATACTGAAACTGCcagtttctttttgctttgaagAAAGCAACCTGAGAATATAGGATATAGGATTCTGACAAACCACCTCCATAAGTCTTTTTCTAGACGCACATATTACAGGCCTTTCATTGCTGTGGTGGTGGTTTTTATTACTTTAGGCAAccgtggaaaaaaaaaaaatgtctatGTGAAAGATTCCTGAACttataaaatttttttcttttgctcagaATAAAAGACTGAAGCTTTTTGCCCTGGAGTTGTAGCAGCAGCATTACATGGTTGTTAAGCATCTTTTGTGAAGAACATTGCAGCCCTCCATGCAGGAGATGAAACACAGATTTATAACTTTATCAATCCAGTGAAATCAACTTACTGAGTTCAGTGCTGAGTGTAGAGCTTTGCCTGAGCTATGTAGACTTTTTTCAAGTCTGCTGAGGGCAaataagcatgaaaaaaaacagaactggAATTTTCCATTATAGGTTAAAAAGCATGCAGAAAAGGGATCCCCTAAGACCACCAGTTACAGTAGCATTTATCTCTCCAGCAGAACATACTGTTTCCATTTTGGAAAAGTTAAATGATTGCCAACATTTCAAGGTTTGAAGCAGCTACACCTTCATCAATTGCTTGCATTCAGCAGGCTAAAAGTCTAAAAGACTAAAATTTAAATGGTCAAATGCAAAGACATTATCCCTTATGCAAAGACAAACATCTTAAGAGTCACTGCCCAGTTaccctctgaaaaaaaaaaaagagatcccAATGAATGGGCCCAAATCTGGTACTTAGAACCACTATGGGTATTGTTGAAACTTTCCATCCCTTTAAAATGATCCTAATCTCATGCTTGacttgcaaataattttttaaattaaattgtctCAGGTTTGCACAGGTATTCGTTAGTGTGAAGAGAAGTATTCTTGGCAGTTAAAGAAAGTCCCTATTGTAGCCTGTTCTGGAAAGCATCTATTTGAAATTCTAGATGTCAATGTACCCTTCCACTTACTAGTTTGCTAAGAGTCACGAGAAGCTCATGATCCTCTTCCCTTCATGTTTTCACCCCCAAACTTAATTCAAAACACTTACACAAGATTTCTCAAATTATTGTGCCACATATGGCATTCCAGTGTCCAGCCCGTGCTCTTGCATATGCATTGCTATAGCAAATCTCCACCTAGGTACAAGACAGTAGCTTACCCTTTAGGCTGTTCCTGATGTACAAATTGGTATCTCACACAACTTTTTGTAGGTTCGTCTGCAAGTTCAAAATGTAGAGAAACCTCTCTACCGTGGGACTTTCCATTGCTTTCAGTCCATCATAAAGCAAGAATCTGTAAGTACAAAACTATtactttgtgggttttttaatctttgtatATTTTGGCTCTAGAGGGTGGGAAAGCTGTTAAAAAGCTGGCAAATCTTGAAGATAAAGAGAGAAAGCATGCTCTGAACCTCACCTGGCTGTAGGGCAGATGTTGTAGCCAGAACTTTGCCAGAAACTTTGTGAAAAAGATCACTAAGTCAGAAGATGATATTTTGAGgttaacttttattttaaaataagttgtTTAAATAATTAGTTTTGTGAGAATATAAGGAAGGTGTGAAGAAATTGGTGAGgtgtttttgctgctgaaacTTTAGGGCCATTGTTAAAAAGTTGGCCTTAGGCTTTAAGTAaactctttttaaagaaaaggtaTAAAATTTGCCAGAAAACTTTTCTCTGGGTGGAGTAAGATTATTTTCTGGATGTGTTCAACTATATTTTTGTACTTCTAAATAGCTTAGATGTTTGTGTCCTAGGCAGAGATGAAATTGTTATTACAAAACAAGGCGGTTCTGATGGGGCCACTGTTATAAAGCTGGGGTATGAGGGGGAGCTGGAaaggctgtgctctgcagtttGAGGAGGTTATCCACACCACTGTTAAAAAGggtttttcctcttccattaGGCTTTTGGACTGTATAAAGGTATTGGGTCACCAATGATGGGACTTACGTTCATTAACGCGCTGGTGTTCGGCGTGCAAGGAAACACCCTTCGTGCTCTGGGCAAAGACACTCCCCTGAACCAGTTCCTTGCAGGGTCAGCTGCAGGGGCCATCCAGTGTGTCATCTGCTGTCCCATGGAGCTGGCAAAGACAAGGATGCAGCTACAAGGAACGGGAGAATATAAACTAAAAACGAAGAACTACAAAAATTCTCTGGACTGTTTGATCAAAATCTATCAAAAGGAAGGGCTGAGGGGTATCAACAGGGGCATGGTCTCCACCTTCATCAGAGAAACTCCAAGCTTTGGCTTTTACTTCCTGACCTATGACTGCATG
This region of Catharus ustulatus isolate bCatUst1 chromosome 6, bCatUst1.pri.v2, whole genome shotgun sequence genomic DNA includes:
- the SLC25A29 gene encoding mitochondrial basic amino acids transporter isoform X1 translates to MALDFLAGCVGGAAGVLVGHPFDTVKVRLQVQNVEKPLYRGTFHCFQSIIKQESAFGLYKGIGSPMMGLTFINALVFGVQGNTLRALGKDTPLNQFLAGSAAGAIQCVICCPMELAKTRMQLQGTGEYKLKTKNYKNSLDCLIKIYQKEGLRGINRGMVSTFIRETPSFGFYFLTYDCMTRYLGCEAEDSYVIPKLLFSGGMSGIVSWLSTYPMDVIKSRLQADGVGGVTQYKGILDCVRKSYHEEGWRVFTRGLTSTLLRAFPVNAATFATVTVFLMYMKSEDNLPECEPGPVIHQPSSL